In Maniola jurtina chromosome 19, ilManJurt1.1, whole genome shotgun sequence, the genomic stretch aaAATACAGGAAAACTGTCTCAGGAAACTTAGGTCTTTtgtgtgaaaacaattttggcatacacaatttttttttcaagcatgagttgtacataaaaatccatgaaattgactaaatttttttaatgacaaTCAATTCAGTATGCCTGAATATCGTCACCTAAGATCTAACACAATACATGTCAAAATTAGCAACTTTAGGAGAgcaaaaatctttctattttctatatctatatattatttCTACTTGGGTTGTTTGATGATATTGTGCtgttactttttaatttcttgACGAATTTCAATTGGGTGTTTTCTTGTGTTGGTTGGTGGGTGTTGGTGGCTGATTGGCAATAACAACACATCTCTTTAGTGAATTGCACTACACATTGGCTTTAAGCAGCACATCTAGGCAAGGAATGGAATGTGCAATTCTTTGGTATAAATGCATTTTTAATAGAGAAACAGgcatataaaatttataattaccTTCTCTATCACAGGATCTTCTGTCACTTTTTGTGTATAGGATCGTTGGTAGAGCCTGCAACGGTAGCTTGGGGGATTTGAGTACATCAGTTTTCATTGCTGTTGAGTTGAGTGACCTGGTCAAATTATTGTCCATAACCACAGTACTGTTTAAGCTGTTGGGACCCGAATCTCCTTTATAATTGGCTGTATAGCTTCGCGACATAGGAGAATTGGCTGGAGTGATGGAATATCTTAACTTCATATTGAATTCAGAGTCATCAAGTTCCTCATACCCTTTCTCTGTACTGGGGGTCTTAGGGAACACATTGATATTGTGTAAAGAGTTCTCCTTATCGTCAGAGTCACTGGCGATGTTATCAACGTCCATAGGCTCCACTTGAGCCATTTCACACACTGTTTATACTATACACATACaagaaacaaaatataggcGTATATTTCTAAACCGAAGCGCACCACAAAAAAATCAGTCCAATGTTTACAGTAACTGATTTTAGTCCACACTTCACAGTTTTCACTTGATTTCTAAAATGCAAACTGAGGCGACGCGGTATGTATGTcatttgaaaacaaaaatgtcCGAACACGCAACACACTATTCTATTTTTATCCTTTTTACTGCAATGTAACGCGCGCTTATGGCGCGCCCGAGGGAATCTTGCCAAGTTGCCAAAAAAGAAAATAGGATAATCTCACTCACAGGCTCCGCCGGTtagcaaatttaaaaaaccgtttgaaaaatatttaactgTCAGCAGTGTCAATGTCAGAACTCAAAGAGTTGAGACGTCAGTGTGCCGTAATTTGTCTATGGTCACATTTAGGCGCTGTACACACAAACCAACTTGTATATtcagctatttttaaccgacttccaaaaaaggaggaggttctcaattcgtcgggatctttttttttttttttttattttttttttatattttttatgtatgttccccgattactcaaagacccctggaccgatttggaaatttttttttttgtttgaaaggatatactgtgcaggtggtcccatataaatttggtgaagatctgatgaatatcttcggagatgaagaacagaactcctcaatggataggagcaaattgctcgcgatcagtgtaatagcttagtaaacagtagggttttaactgggcacagcatattatagtacagtggggccactaaaaattgtgaaataaaaaattttcaaaagaaaaataaaaccgacttcaaaaacgaaaacactaaaaagtaaaaaataacttttgtttagctacacgtgtaatgcacctaggtatgaagtcgggcgagcttcactcttggatatctaattttgttttaatatgctcgctcgacttcatacctaggtgcattacacgtgtagctaaacaaaagttattttttactttttagtgttttcgtttttgaagtcggttttatttttcttaatttaaaaaaatgttttattaatttaatcctGTTAAAGTTCTTTGATAGATACCCATTCATGTccgaaataaaacataaagttTCTGTAAAGTTcctattttatttcaaatattttaaactatggCAGCATTTTGTCTATATCAGACACACGCCCATAGATAAAGCCACACATGCCAGATATAAATTTATGATAAAATCTGTTCGATTGTTAAACGTCATACTCTTCCTTCTCGCTAGGTTATGTTTTGTCTATGGTGCcatattcaaatcaaaatttgaaaacaaattgtaatttgtgtactttatttattattgtgtttttaattatttgctcGCCTGcatattttggttgaaattcgTGAGCTTTTTCAAATGGTAAAGTATTACTACATATTATagcaacaactgatattcagcaaataaataaataaatttcaaatagCTCTTTTACATTGTTTTAACAACAAGGTTCCAATggatacattacatacatacattccaATCATGGATACATGCCAATAAAGTGGCGATAATTACAAAAGAACTTATTtttaacttacctacttatttacaaaGCAAATACCTATCATACAAAATCAATTATACAATTGGAACATTGCCACATTGCATTTGTACAATTTTGCTATATTCTTAAAGTGTTCCTTTTaatatccaatccaatccaattaATCAGCCTGCatgcgtccattgctggacatagggctTTTCAAGTAGAatgtagtgattatattctcttcgttttcaagagcgcgccaaTAAAcgcggtcctccgccttcctgaactacccgctccccgccaccctCTTCGGTTCATCGGCCCAGCCGGTCAGAAAGTGATCCttttaatatgaaaattccaaaaaaatatataaatattgacTAAGTACTCctaaattaataagtaggtactacttctaagacctaattttattaatacgaATATTAATCCAATTATAACTGTTTTCCTAGTCATCAGTTTtgtttaagaaaattaaaatgctgtaaacatatatttattatagtattagtatttaatataatgCTTACTAAATTTTTTATGCAATGCGAACATACCTTTACCAAGACAATTACCCACTTCTGATTGGTCCTCTCATCATTATGTCAGTGCAATGTCACAGTCAAATTACAGCATTAAAGTGATGTACATGAAATACCAGTTGGCTTGTTACATTACTGAACGAATGTTgtgttacagtttttttttgtaattatttattaaaaccgGTTTCGTAACAGTTTGCTGACATCAgcttagtaatttattttagtgaaTGTAAGTTTGCAAATGGTTTTAAGTACTGTTTGCTTTGCAGTATAAGTATTAttgttaagtattttttatctCTTCTTTATCTAAACTTTTAATTGCTGCTTACATTTGGATTGCCACCATCCAggagataaattattttatttcaggatATTATTATAGAAGTGGCAACCCTAGGTTATTTAATATGCCAATCAAATATGTGTATCTATTTATTGCTTATTTATCTTCAATTGATTTACCTTTTTTTctgataagtaattattatgtgTGAACATTTTCTTagaatgattatttttatttatttttcaggacATAACATGGAAATTGAACATGGCATACCGgtaaaacttatattttttgCTCAATCTAGAGAATTAGCTGGTATAAGAGAGACAACCCTGaatttaccaaaaaaaatcTCATATGTACAGCTACTAAACTTGATTACGAAGAATTATAATTTAGAAAcaataagaaataatattttgctagCAAAAAACGAGGAAGTCTTAGCCGATAACAGAGATATAGAAATAAGGGAAAGTGATAATATTGCTGTGATTCCACCATTGAGTGGTGGCTAAATATTTTAACTACAAGAGAAAAATTGTCtgtggtttaaaaaaattaagctaGGGTTGTCAAAGATCTATACACTTGATAATAATACAAAGTATTCTTTGGTACTTAAGAAGTTTAAAATAAGATTATAAAGAATCTAGAAACTAAGCAATGGATCACCTCAAGTTAACTCCGGATAAACTGTCTGTAGAAGAAGTGAGTGATTTAGTTCTGGACAGCCGTTGTGGAGCAGTTTCAGTATTCGTTGGAATCACTAGAGACAGTTTTGATGGGAAAAAGGTAagatattttttagtattttaaaagctaataaaaataagtgcatgttggactcgcgcactaagAATTTAATACCATCATGCAAgatgtaacaatttttttttttaattagcatggtggccattttgaaattcgccatcttgatttttcatcagcaatagaaatacactaaaaatttcaattcaacctattacagttcatgaaataaagcccgctgacagacggacggacagcaaaggcttagtaatagtgtcTCATTGGCACCCTTTCAGATGGTAAAAAGTGAGACACAGAATGTTGTGTGCCCAAAAGTATGTGGTCTAATGGACTTTCTACTTAGAAAGATAACTGCCCCATAGCCATTAAGTTGTGGCATTGAAAATTGAATCTTATTTGTTTGTCTTAAGGAtcaaattttaaaagctaataaaaacTTGATTGGATAATTTTAAGTATAAAACATCACTTCAGGCTATCTAGAcagttaaataatatttgaggagctggcgaacagaATGGTGTGattgcacaaaataaaattttacaggatgCATACTAAATTTAATGAAATCTGATAAAACTTTACTGTATTATAAGGTTAACATTTTAATCGAAATCTCTAATTTTGGATAAGCACAGTTTTAGGCTGTTTTGCTTGAAAATTAATGTGTTGAAAATTGTTTGTATCGAGTGATTGAAatctttggactcaattttatgCAGTTTTGTTTGCAAATGACTTCAGATTTGTAACTATTCCGTGGGCCAAAAACCCACCGTGTACGTGTACGAAGTGTAACCGTATTCCGttaccgttttgttcgccagttcCTCATTCTAAATGCAAACAGTGTTTTTATGCCATGTATAATAATGATTGTCAACACAGGTGGTGCGGCTGGAATACGAGGCGTATGATGCCATGGCGCTGAAGGCCATGCAGAGCATATGCGATGACGTCAGAGACAAGTGGCCCGCCGTCCATAGCATCGCGATGTACCATCGGTATGTATATGTGTCCTTCAGAATTTGATTCTTTCACATCAATAAACCTTTGGCAAATTCTAGTTCTAA encodes the following:
- the LOC123874870 gene encoding molybdopterin synthase sulfur carrier subunit-like, translating into MEIEHGIPVKLIFFAQSRELAGIRETTLNLPKKISYVQLLNLITKNYNLETIRNNILLAKNEEVLADNRDIEIRESDNIAVIPPLSGG